The Bacteroidota bacterium genome window below encodes:
- a CDS encoding alkaline phosphatase family protein translates to MIRKVHLTRSVKLLLLSFSLFLTACPPKEAAQSKSATTKQPRLVVGIVVDQMRYDYLQRFWPNFGEGGFKRLVGEGTSFSNCNYNYVPTETAPGHASIFTGTTPSGHGIVMNTWMDRATLDQGIVFPHSSVYDSLHPYVGISPLRTKSRGVSPKFLNATTIADQLKAATNGKAITVGVSLKDRSAILPVGKTGDAAYFFDGVTGNMISSNYYPGTKTTLPFWVDSINALKIPIGFQSNPVGWVPLLAPEKYTASDGPEDAQYEGLYGPGGTAHFPHHLAVDPLICCAEFMSTAWGNEFLNLFAKEAVKHHNLGNDDVTDFLSLSFSSTDMVAHQFGPQSREVEDTYLRLDRDLADFLRFLDARIGKENVLVFLTADHGGAANPDYAVAHGERGGWLDDKDMHKQIRKLVGDVAGQDSLMTRVQGHNIYLNHLLADRRNVNIDSLTKVVAAFVKGFPGIEGVFTASEIQRLQPRNFGELYLMNGYFPGRSGDVLFLESYGYMHAPYDPNETWRHKKGTSHGTHYEYDTHVPLVFWGNGIPFGTSETPVVIPDIAATVCALLTIAPTSKCTGKAIEGLGRK, encoded by the coding sequence ATGATCAGGAAAGTGCACCTTACTCGCTCCGTTAAGCTCCTTTTGTTGAGCTTTTCACTGTTTTTGACCGCTTGCCCCCCCAAGGAGGCGGCACAATCCAAGTCCGCAACGACAAAGCAACCTCGCCTCGTCGTGGGTATCGTCGTCGATCAAATGCGGTACGATTATCTCCAACGGTTTTGGCCCAATTTCGGAGAAGGCGGGTTTAAGCGACTGGTAGGGGAGGGGACTTCATTCTCGAATTGCAATTACAATTATGTCCCGACCGAAACCGCACCGGGCCATGCCAGCATTTTTACCGGGACAACGCCTTCGGGACATGGCATCGTCATGAATACGTGGATGGACCGCGCTACTTTGGATCAAGGAATTGTATTTCCCCATAGCTCGGTGTATGACAGTTTGCATCCCTATGTTGGGATTTCGCCATTGCGAACCAAAAGCCGCGGGGTGAGCCCGAAGTTTTTGAATGCCACGACGATTGCAGATCAATTGAAGGCTGCAACCAATGGCAAAGCCATTACCGTGGGTGTGTCGCTCAAGGACCGGTCGGCAATCTTGCCCGTAGGCAAAACGGGCGATGCCGCGTATTTTTTTGATGGTGTCACAGGCAATATGATCTCAAGTAATTATTATCCAGGCACGAAAACAACCTTGCCCTTCTGGGTCGACTCCATCAATGCGCTCAAAATTCCGATTGGTTTTCAGTCGAATCCTGTTGGTTGGGTTCCGCTTCTTGCGCCTGAGAAGTACACTGCATCCGATGGACCTGAAGACGCACAATATGAAGGTTTGTATGGTCCCGGCGGCACAGCGCATTTTCCTCATCACCTCGCTGTCGATCCTTTGATTTGTTGTGCTGAATTCATGTCCACGGCTTGGGGCAATGAGTTTCTCAACCTTTTTGCAAAGGAAGCGGTGAAGCACCACAACCTCGGCAACGACGACGTCACTGACTTCCTGAGTTTGAGCTTTTCCTCGACCGATATGGTCGCCCATCAATTTGGGCCGCAATCACGCGAAGTCGAAGATACCTATTTGCGATTGGACCGTGACTTGGCTGATTTTTTACGATTTTTGGATGCCAGGATTGGAAAGGAAAATGTGTTGGTTTTCCTCACTGCCGACCATGGCGGCGCAGCAAATCCAGATTATGCAGTCGCCCATGGCGAACGGGGCGGTTGGCTGGACGACAAAGATATGCACAAGCAGATCAGGAAACTTGTGGGTGACGTCGCAGGTCAGGATTCCTTGATGACAAGGGTGCAAGGGCACAATATCTATCTGAATCATTTGTTGGCTGATCGTCGGAATGTCAATATAGATTCCTTGACGAAGGTGGTGGCTGCTTTTGTGAAAGGATTTCCAGGAATCGAGGGCGTCTTTACCGCATCCGAAATCCAACGCTTGCAGCCTCGGAATTTCGGGGAATTGTACTTGATGAATGGCTATTTCCCAGGACGTAGCGGTGATGTTTTGTTTCTCGAAAGCTATGGCTACATGCATGCGCCCTACGATCCGAACGAAACATGGCGCCACAAAAAGGGAACCTCTCATGGCACCCATTATGAATATGATACCCATGTCCCGCTGGTTTTTTGGGGT